A single Cryomorphaceae bacterium DNA region contains:
- a CDS encoding GWxTD domain-containing protein, translating into MKQIALFGFMGFLLASCGGNKGLTSRNMAHLYQQESVLMRPDYYVFNQTPDSSELHFRMLSHDLLYMRATEDVPYAAEVRIRLRLLTSLENPVMLDSTSYMFVDEQNEMRDKVLEGSIPFATPDAQKYILEVQLQDLNRDYMHQSYVELRKTTNSSRNYFAMSRPSGERMYKPFVNTDEAFTLYHDNPPSDSLYVRVYQRDFPLASPPYVIENDVAFDYTADSVFQVALKDTFQFSNPGFYHFQFDTTSTEGFTVFCFYNDFPYVTKIEHLAPPMRYITTKKEFAALTSKKNIDAFWIKNAGTPDRAKMLIRTYYNRVEDANSFFSSYTEGWRTDRGIVYTIFGPPNIIYKTADSESWIYGEENSMLSYNFNFVRVQNPFSANDFALNRSSIYRYSWSQAVDTWRQGRIFNVSDVQRAQDESERQFSRPYFWY; encoded by the coding sequence GGGACTGACCAGCCGGAACATGGCACACCTGTATCAACAAGAGTCGGTTTTGATGCGTCCGGATTACTACGTCTTCAATCAAACTCCTGACAGCTCTGAGCTTCATTTCCGCATGTTATCACATGACCTTTTGTACATGCGGGCAACTGAAGACGTTCCATACGCCGCTGAAGTCCGTATTCGTTTGCGACTCCTGACGTCACTTGAGAACCCGGTGATGTTGGATTCTACGTCCTATATGTTCGTGGATGAGCAAAATGAAATGCGCGACAAGGTGCTTGAGGGTTCTATTCCCTTTGCCACCCCCGACGCACAGAAGTACATCCTGGAAGTTCAGCTTCAGGATCTCAACCGCGATTACATGCACCAGAGCTATGTTGAATTGCGGAAAACCACGAACAGCTCTAGAAATTATTTTGCCATGTCGCGCCCCAGCGGTGAGCGCATGTACAAACCGTTTGTCAATACAGACGAGGCCTTCACGTTGTACCACGATAACCCTCCTTCGGATTCGCTTTATGTTCGGGTCTATCAACGAGATTTTCCACTGGCGAGCCCACCGTACGTCATTGAAAATGACGTGGCCTTTGATTACACAGCGGACAGCGTCTTCCAAGTTGCCCTGAAGGACACTTTTCAGTTTTCAAATCCAGGGTTTTACCACTTCCAGTTCGACACTACCTCTACGGAAGGGTTTACGGTCTTTTGCTTCTACAACGACTTCCCGTACGTCACCAAGATTGAGCACCTAGCTCCGCCGATGCGCTATATCACGACCAAAAAGGAATTTGCGGCGCTTACATCCAAAAAGAACATAGATGCCTTCTGGATCAAAAACGCCGGCACACCGGACCGGGCGAAAATGCTGATTCGAACTTACTACAACCGCGTTGAGGATGCCAACTCCTTCTTTTCGTCCTACACCGAAGGCTGGCGAACGGACCGGGGAATCGTCTACACCATCTTTGGTCCTCCCAACATCATTTATAAGACCGCGGACAGTGAGAGTTGGATCTACGGTGAAGAGAATTCGATGTTGAGCTATAATTTTAACTTTGTACGCGTTCAAAACCCCTTCTCCGCCAACGACTTTGCACTCAATCGGTCGAGCATCTACCGATACAGCTGGAGTCAAGCCGTTGACACGTGGCGTCAGGGTCGAATCTTCAACGTCTCTGATGTACAACGCGCACAAGATGAATCCGAAAGACAATTCTCCAGACCTTATTTTTGGTATTAA